The following proteins are co-located in the Paludibaculum fermentans genome:
- a CDS encoding quinone oxidoreductase family protein has protein sequence MKAVFVTEFGGVDKLQYDDLPVPEPVEGQALVRIHAIGVNFIDIYFRTGLYPAAPPVILGMEAAGVVEAVAPDVKSVKPGDRVAFGTVRGAYAEYAALPAWQLVPVPDEVDFQTAAGAMLQGMTAHYLTHSTYPLKQGDTCLVHAAAGGAGQWIVAAAKLRGARVIGTTSSAAKATVARQAGCDEVINYSEQQFDTEVRRLTEGRGVDVVYDSVGAATWERSLNSIKPRGMMVTFGNASGPVPPMAPLVLNQKGSLYLTRPKLGDYTSTRAELEWRASDILRWLKDGTLKLQIHKVYPLAEAGQAQTDLESRATTGKLILIP, from the coding sequence ATGAAAGCTGTATTTGTTACGGAATTCGGCGGCGTCGACAAGCTGCAGTATGACGATCTGCCCGTGCCGGAACCGGTGGAAGGCCAGGCGCTGGTACGAATCCATGCCATCGGCGTGAACTTCATCGACATCTACTTCCGCACGGGCCTGTACCCGGCGGCCCCGCCGGTGATTCTCGGCATGGAAGCGGCTGGCGTAGTGGAAGCCGTCGCCCCGGACGTGAAGAGTGTGAAGCCTGGCGACCGGGTGGCCTTCGGGACGGTGCGCGGCGCATACGCCGAGTACGCCGCCCTTCCGGCCTGGCAACTGGTGCCGGTACCGGACGAGGTGGATTTCCAGACGGCGGCGGGCGCCATGCTGCAAGGCATGACGGCGCACTACCTGACCCATTCGACCTACCCGCTGAAGCAGGGCGACACCTGCCTGGTTCACGCGGCGGCAGGCGGCGCGGGGCAATGGATTGTGGCGGCCGCCAAGCTGCGCGGGGCACGCGTCATCGGAACCACCTCCTCAGCGGCCAAGGCCACGGTGGCAAGGCAGGCAGGCTGCGACGAGGTGATCAACTATTCCGAGCAGCAGTTCGACACGGAAGTGCGCAGGCTGACCGAGGGCCGAGGCGTCGATGTGGTTTACGACTCAGTGGGTGCGGCGACCTGGGAGCGCAGCCTGAACTCGATCAAGCCGCGCGGCATGATGGTGACGTTCGGGAACGCCAGCGGCCCCGTGCCTCCGATGGCTCCGCTGGTGCTGAACCAGAAGGGATCCCTCTACCTGACGCGGCCCAAGCTGGGCGACTACACGTCGACGCGGGCCGAACTGGAATGGCGCGCTTCGGATATCCTCCGCTGGCTGAAGGACGGCACCTTAAAACTGCAGATCCACAAGGTGTACCCATTGGCCGAAGCGGGCCAGGCGCAGACGGACCTGGAGTCGCGCGCAACGACTGGCAAGTTGATCCTCATCCCTTAG
- a CDS encoding UbiA-like polyprenyltransferase, giving the protein MHQATSTFSPPAIWRRLVLTLDMIKFEHSVFALPFALTGALLGWRSIGYPLDGMAAKLAWIVVAMVGARSAAMAFNRVLDADIDARNPRTKARHIPAGLLSRTFAWGFIAATSAVFLLAAGMLNPLCFRLAPVALGVVFFYSWTKRFTPLSHVVLGFALGIAPAASWIAMTGSLNPRILWLTAAVTLWTAGFDIIYSCQDYDFDQREGLFSLPAKLGLANALIVARFFHLAMIGCLVLLALSLGGGISSWLGIGVVAALLLYEHSLVHANDFSRVDAAFFTVNGWVGMLFFGFWAFDILSAMPGLHLLGN; this is encoded by the coding sequence ATGCACCAAGCCACCTCTACTTTTAGTCCCCCAGCCATCTGGCGCCGCCTCGTCCTGACGCTCGACATGATCAAGTTTGAGCACTCGGTGTTCGCCTTGCCTTTCGCCCTCACCGGCGCCCTGCTCGGCTGGCGCTCCATCGGCTACCCGCTGGACGGCATGGCGGCCAAGCTCGCCTGGATTGTCGTCGCCATGGTGGGTGCGCGCTCGGCCGCCATGGCCTTCAACCGTGTCCTTGACGCCGATATCGACGCCCGCAATCCGCGCACCAAGGCCCGCCACATCCCGGCCGGGCTGCTCAGCCGGACCTTTGCCTGGGGCTTCATCGCCGCCACCTCGGCCGTCTTCCTGCTGGCCGCCGGCATGTTGAATCCGCTCTGCTTCCGCCTCGCCCCGGTCGCGCTCGGCGTCGTCTTCTTCTACTCCTGGACGAAACGCTTCACGCCTCTCTCCCACGTGGTCCTGGGCTTCGCGCTGGGCATCGCCCCGGCCGCCTCCTGGATCGCCATGACCGGCTCGCTCAATCCGCGCATCCTCTGGCTCACTGCTGCCGTCACCCTCTGGACCGCCGGCTTCGACATCATCTACTCCTGCCAGGATTATGACTTCGACCAGCGCGAAGGCCTCTTCAGCCTGCCCGCCAAACTGGGCCTCGCCAATGCGCTCATCGTTGCCCGTTTCTTTCACCTCGCCATGATCGGCTGCCTGGTGCTGCTGGCCCTCTCGCTGGGCGGCGGCATCTCGTCCTGGCTCGGCATCGGCGTGGTGGCCGCCCTGCTGCTCTACGAACATTCTCTGGTCCATGCCAACGACTTCTCCCGTGTCGACGCCGCCTTCTTCACCGTGAACGGCTGGGTCGGCATGTTATTCTTTGGTTTCTGGGCCTTTGACATCCTCTCCGCCATGCCCGGACTGCATCTCCTGGGAAACTGA
- a CDS encoding MarR family winged helix-turn-helix transcriptional regulator produces MITTGRKPLSAVEYQELAEFRYQIRRFLQFSEAIAKAEGLEPQHHQALLALKGLPYGLEPTIGAVAERLFLRHQSAVGLVDRMERGGLVQRVAAKADGRQVLVKLTPHGEEVLAHLSLTHREELEETAPQLSKALRAIIRRSAQGGLA; encoded by the coding sequence ATGATCACGACAGGCCGCAAGCCGTTGTCGGCGGTGGAGTATCAGGAGCTTGCCGAATTCCGGTACCAGATCCGCCGCTTTCTCCAGTTCAGTGAAGCCATAGCGAAGGCGGAGGGACTCGAGCCGCAGCATCACCAGGCACTGCTAGCCCTGAAGGGGCTGCCCTATGGCTTGGAGCCCACGATCGGGGCGGTGGCTGAGCGGCTGTTCCTGCGGCATCAGAGCGCCGTGGGTCTCGTGGACAGGATGGAGCGCGGCGGCCTGGTGCAGCGTGTCGCGGCCAAGGCCGACGGCCGGCAAGTGCTGGTGAAACTGACGCCGCATGGCGAAGAGGTGCTGGCCCATCTCTCATTGACGCACCGTGAAGAGTTAGAGGAAACGGCTCCACAACTTTCCAAGGCTCTGCGGGCGATCATCCGCCGGTCGGCGCAGGGCGGGCTGGCATGA
- the cimA gene encoding citramalate synthase has protein sequence MRIWTFDTTLRDGTQGEAVSFSVEDKLLITQKLDELGIDYIEGGWPMSNPKDKEFFLKARELKLKHAKLTAFGATRFARNPVEKDSNVLALLEAETPVISIFGKTWDIHATRVLGISLEENLTLIADTVRFLKDHGREVVYDAEHFFDGYQANADYALSTLEAAKEAGADVLCLCDTNGGTLTHRLAEIVSIVRERFDGILGIHCHNDCDLAVANTMAAVDQGVTHVQGCMNGYGERCGNANLSSVIANLEAKLGHSTIGPEKLTSLTSVAHYIAELANLPVPAGQPFVGRSAFAHKGGVHVSAVLKDSITYEHIRPSVVGNRQRVLLSDLSGRGNILYKLQQYGIGDRLKDDAKRELLDRMKTMEYLGYELEAAEGTFELLVREALQPGMHFFEVVSFEVGTRMIGSRPSETTATIILRINEAIHSATASGEGPMNALDLCLRQCISATYPAIASVRLTDYKVRVISTEKGTASKVRVLVEWSDHRRSWATVGVSDNVLEASWNALVDAIRLELMRLADKDESIEKAVEDYCWGV, from the coding sequence CTGGCCGATGTCCAACCCGAAGGACAAGGAGTTCTTCCTGAAGGCGCGTGAGCTGAAGCTGAAACATGCCAAGCTCACCGCCTTCGGGGCGACCCGGTTTGCCCGCAACCCGGTGGAGAAAGACTCCAACGTCCTGGCGCTGCTGGAGGCGGAAACGCCGGTCATCAGCATCTTTGGCAAGACCTGGGATATCCACGCCACGCGCGTTCTGGGAATCTCGCTGGAAGAGAACCTGACGTTGATCGCCGACACGGTGCGGTTCCTCAAGGACCATGGCCGCGAAGTGGTCTACGACGCCGAGCACTTCTTCGACGGCTACCAGGCGAATGCGGACTACGCCTTGAGCACGCTGGAGGCCGCAAAGGAAGCGGGCGCGGACGTATTGTGCTTGTGCGACACCAATGGCGGGACGCTGACGCACCGCCTGGCCGAGATCGTCAGCATTGTCCGCGAACGGTTTGACGGCATCCTGGGCATCCACTGCCACAACGATTGCGACCTGGCCGTGGCCAACACCATGGCGGCGGTGGATCAGGGCGTGACGCATGTCCAGGGCTGCATGAACGGCTATGGCGAGCGCTGCGGCAACGCGAATCTGTCCAGCGTGATTGCCAACCTGGAAGCAAAACTGGGCCACTCCACCATCGGCCCGGAGAAGCTGACTTCGCTCACTTCGGTGGCGCATTACATCGCCGAATTGGCCAACCTGCCGGTACCGGCGGGCCAGCCGTTTGTGGGCCGCAGCGCGTTTGCCCACAAGGGCGGCGTGCACGTCAGCGCGGTTTTGAAGGACTCGATCACCTATGAGCACATCCGGCCGTCCGTTGTCGGCAACCGCCAGCGCGTCCTGTTGAGCGATCTAAGCGGCCGCGGCAACATCCTCTACAAGCTGCAGCAGTACGGCATTGGCGACCGCCTGAAGGACGATGCCAAGCGCGAACTGCTCGACCGCATGAAGACGATGGAGTACCTCGGCTACGAGTTGGAAGCCGCCGAAGGGACCTTCGAATTGCTGGTGCGGGAAGCCCTGCAGCCCGGCATGCATTTCTTCGAAGTGGTGAGCTTCGAAGTGGGTACTCGCATGATCGGCAGCCGGCCATCAGAAACGACGGCGACGATCATTCTGCGGATCAACGAGGCGATTCATTCGGCCACCGCGTCGGGCGAAGGTCCGATGAACGCGTTGGACCTGTGCCTGCGGCAGTGCATCTCGGCCACGTATCCGGCCATCGCCAGTGTGCGGCTGACCGATTATAAGGTGCGCGTGATCTCGACAGAGAAAGGCACCGCCTCGAAGGTGCGCGTGCTGGTGGAATGGTCCGATCACCGGCGCTCCTGGGCCACGGTGGGGGTCAGCGACAACGTGCTGGAAGCGTCGTGGAATGCGCTGGTCGACGCCATCCGGTTGGAACTGATGCGGCTGGCGGACAAAGACGAGTCGATTGAGAAGGCCGTCGAGGATTACTGCTGGGGCGTGTAG
- the mqnE gene encoding aminofutalosine synthase MqnE, whose amino-acid sequence MLPDFSQPTFDDRRLLPIYDKVKAGERLSYEDGLTLYRSPDLLAVGHMANLVRERLHGNVTYFNVNRHINPTDVCVASCKLCAFGKKAKDPTAYTMSLEDVWARAGHGVSEAVTEFHIVGGLHPELTVDWFCEMLRGLKQRYPQVHLKAFTMVEIAYFHKRFKIPIEEVLRRLKEAGMDSMPGGGAEIFTERVRRIICDHKIDGNEWLDIARLAHKMGLKSNCTMLYGHIENEEDRTDHLVRLRAVQSDTNGFVTYIPLAFHPDNTPLEHISKTTGFDDLKNIAVARLMLDNIPHIKAYWVMMTPKIAQIAQRFGADDIDGTVVEEKIYHDAGADTSQGLRRNELLSLIRAAGREPVERDTAYNRVQRTESTFAILV is encoded by the coding sequence ATGCTGCCTGATTTCTCTCAGCCCACTTTCGACGACCGCCGCCTGCTGCCCATCTACGACAAGGTCAAGGCCGGCGAACGGCTCAGCTACGAAGACGGGCTGACCCTCTACCGCTCGCCCGACCTCCTCGCCGTCGGCCACATGGCCAACCTGGTTCGCGAGCGTCTGCACGGCAACGTCACCTACTTCAACGTAAACCGCCACATCAACCCCACCGACGTCTGCGTGGCCTCCTGCAAGCTCTGCGCCTTCGGCAAGAAGGCCAAGGATCCCACCGCCTACACCATGTCGCTGGAGGACGTCTGGGCTCGTGCCGGGCACGGGGTCAGCGAAGCCGTCACCGAGTTCCATATCGTCGGCGGGCTCCACCCCGAACTCACGGTCGACTGGTTCTGCGAGATGCTGCGCGGCCTCAAGCAGCGCTATCCGCAGGTCCACCTCAAGGCCTTCACCATGGTGGAGATCGCCTACTTCCACAAGCGCTTCAAGATCCCGATTGAAGAGGTGCTGCGCCGCCTCAAGGAAGCCGGCATGGACTCCATGCCCGGCGGTGGAGCCGAGATCTTCACCGAGCGAGTCCGCCGCATTATCTGCGATCACAAGATCGACGGCAACGAGTGGCTCGATATCGCCCGCCTCGCCCATAAGATGGGCCTGAAGTCCAACTGCACCATGCTGTACGGCCACATCGAGAACGAGGAGGATCGCACGGATCACCTCGTCCGCCTGCGCGCCGTCCAGTCCGACACCAATGGCTTCGTCACCTACATCCCGCTGGCCTTTCATCCGGACAACACGCCGCTGGAGCACATCTCGAAGACCACCGGCTTCGACGACCTCAAGAACATCGCCGTCGCCCGCCTGATGCTCGACAACATCCCGCACATCAAGGCCTATTGGGTGATGATGACGCCCAAGATCGCGCAGATCGCCCAGCGCTTCGGAGCCGACGACATCGACGGTACCGTGGTGGAGGAGAAGATCTACCACGATGCCGGAGCCGACACCAGCCAGGGCCTGCGCCGCAACGAGCTGCTGAGCCTGATCCGCGCCGCCGGCCGCGAACCGGTCGAGCGCGATACCGCCTACAACCGCGTCCAGCGTACCGAGAGTACGTTCGCCATCCTCGTCTAG
- a CDS encoding chloride channel protein produces MSKGAGELGDFTASARLVPISALAVVIGLVSSVVALLLLKLIGLCTNLFYFQRWSTELVSPAGHHLGAWSVLVPVAGALVIGLMARYGSERIRGHGIPEAIESILLNGSRVQPRLAILKPLSSAISIGSGGPFGAEGPIIMTGGAFGSMIAQLFHLSSAERKTLLVAGAAAGMSATFAAPLSAVLLAVELLLFEWKPRSLIPVALASASAGAARRYLMGLGPLFHTAAHPVFIGPAGLAGCVVAGLLAGLLSAALTRAVYVAEDSFQKLPIHWMWWPAIGGLVVGLGGLVFPQALGVGYETIGALVQGDVPKATIIGILVVKSIIWAVSLGSGTSGGVLAPLLMMGGALGGVEAMFLPAVGAGFWPLVSMGAILGGTMRSPFTGIVFALELTHDFSALLPLLVANVIAYAVTVLMMKRSILTEKVSRRGFHLSREYEVDPLEIQFVREVMRANLVAFPESETLVQIAGWFRPDHSPRGQHLFPVVDEQKRLRGVITRKDVRLWLADGDGKGRQTAGLLARRDPVVAYTDEPLRVAVYRMAESGFTRMPVVDPANGDRLAGMISLEDLLRARSRNLTEERHRERVLRIRLPFGRRAEEARQGR; encoded by the coding sequence ATGAGTAAGGGCGCCGGAGAGTTGGGCGATTTCACGGCATCGGCCCGCCTGGTGCCGATTTCGGCGCTGGCAGTGGTCATCGGGCTGGTGAGTTCGGTCGTAGCCCTACTGCTGTTGAAGCTGATCGGGCTGTGCACGAACCTGTTCTACTTCCAGCGCTGGTCGACGGAACTCGTGTCGCCGGCGGGACACCATCTGGGCGCCTGGTCGGTCCTGGTGCCGGTGGCGGGCGCGCTGGTGATCGGGCTGATGGCGCGCTACGGGTCGGAGCGGATTCGCGGGCACGGCATTCCAGAGGCGATCGAGTCGATTCTTTTGAACGGCAGCCGCGTACAGCCCCGCCTGGCCATCCTGAAGCCGCTGTCGTCGGCAATCTCCATCGGCTCGGGCGGACCGTTTGGAGCGGAAGGGCCCATTATCATGACGGGCGGCGCATTCGGCTCGATGATCGCTCAGTTGTTCCACCTGAGCAGTGCGGAGCGGAAGACGCTGCTGGTGGCCGGCGCGGCCGCGGGCATGTCGGCCACATTCGCGGCTCCGTTATCAGCCGTCCTGCTGGCGGTGGAACTGCTCCTGTTTGAGTGGAAGCCGCGCAGCCTGATCCCCGTTGCGCTGGCGAGCGCGAGTGCAGGCGCAGCACGGCGGTACCTGATGGGGCTGGGTCCGTTGTTCCACACGGCCGCGCATCCTGTGTTCATCGGCCCGGCGGGCCTGGCAGGCTGCGTCGTGGCGGGACTGCTGGCCGGGTTGCTGTCTGCGGCTTTGACCCGCGCGGTCTATGTGGCCGAGGACTCGTTCCAAAAGCTGCCGATTCATTGGATGTGGTGGCCGGCGATCGGCGGGTTGGTCGTGGGCCTCGGAGGACTCGTGTTCCCGCAGGCTTTGGGCGTGGGCTACGAAACAATCGGCGCGCTGGTGCAGGGCGATGTGCCGAAGGCCACGATCATCGGGATTCTGGTGGTGAAATCGATCATATGGGCCGTGTCGCTGGGCTCGGGGACGTCAGGCGGGGTGCTGGCTCCGCTGCTGATGATGGGCGGAGCGCTGGGTGGAGTGGAAGCCATGTTCCTGCCGGCCGTGGGCGCAGGCTTCTGGCCGCTGGTGAGCATGGGCGCGATCCTGGGAGGCACGATGCGGTCGCCGTTCACAGGGATCGTCTTCGCACTCGAACTGACGCACGACTTCAGCGCGCTGCTGCCGCTGCTGGTAGCCAACGTGATCGCCTATGCGGTGACGGTGCTGATGATGAAGCGCTCGATCCTGACTGAGAAGGTGAGCCGGCGCGGGTTCCACCTGAGCAGGGAGTACGAGGTGGATCCGCTGGAGATCCAGTTTGTCCGCGAGGTAATGCGGGCCAACCTGGTGGCATTCCCTGAGAGCGAGACGCTGGTGCAGATCGCCGGCTGGTTCCGGCCAGACCATTCGCCGCGGGGGCAACATCTGTTTCCCGTGGTGGATGAACAGAAACGGCTGCGGGGCGTGATCACGCGAAAGGACGTGCGGCTGTGGCTGGCGGACGGAGACGGAAAAGGCCGACAGACGGCGGGCCTGCTGGCACGGCGGGATCCGGTGGTGGCTTACACGGATGAACCACTGCGCGTAGCAGTGTACCGGATGGCGGAGAGCGGTTTCACGCGCATGCCGGTAGTGGACCCGGCCAACGGAGATCGACTCGCCGGCATGATTTCGCTGGAGGATCTGCTGCGGGCACGCTCGAGGAACCTGACCGAGGAGCGGCACCGCGAGCGGGTGCTGCGGATCCGGTTGCCGTTTGGAAGAAGGGCGGAGGAGGCGAGGCAGGGGCGCTGA
- a CDS encoding DUF192 domain-containing protein, which yields MHVRRFRIFWLATAALSFLMAGCGGGESGNGVGYNSRQVTFPNGTKIRAELAIQPADVMRGMKFRDSLPENEGMLFVHQKEGKYPYWMFEVKVPLDMIWMDRQHTVVQLVHKVPPCPGPQEKCLSYGGGFNAAYVLEVAAGVAAKNNIKPGMTLDF from the coding sequence ATGCATGTAAGACGCTTCCGGATTTTCTGGCTGGCGACGGCGGCCCTGTCATTTCTGATGGCCGGCTGTGGCGGCGGCGAGAGCGGAAACGGAGTGGGTTACAACTCGCGCCAGGTGACCTTCCCGAACGGCACGAAGATCCGGGCGGAACTGGCGATTCAACCGGCGGATGTGATGCGCGGCATGAAGTTCCGCGATTCGCTGCCGGAGAACGAGGGCATGTTGTTCGTCCACCAGAAGGAGGGCAAGTACCCTTACTGGATGTTCGAAGTGAAGGTGCCGCTCGACATGATCTGGATGGATCGCCAGCATACAGTGGTTCAGCTGGTACACAAGGTGCCGCCCTGCCCCGGTCCGCAGGAGAAGTGCCTGTCGTACGGTGGGGGCTTCAACGCCGCCTACGTGTTGGAAGTGGCCGCCGGCGTGGCTGCGAAGAACAATATCAAGCCGGGCATGACGCTGGATTTCTAG
- a CDS encoding pyridoxal phosphate-dependent aminotransferase, translating to MIQKHSDYMNWAKTRSHAKFNLATSGVGSFPLRALPIGMDDLEINGDTKYGFLPLREALAAKCGVSAECVVTADGASQANYLAMATILNPGDEVLIEQPAYELLVSAAQFTGATVKRFLRREEDGYALDFEEIRRNLTPKTRLIVITNLHNPTSVQAAAGVFEQIGALAREAGARVLVDEIYVDAIYENTPPSVFHLGPEFVVTNSLTKVYGVSGLRCGWILAEPELAWAMYRLNDLFGSIPSHPGNQIALRVLQHLDMVRTRARRVVEADRALFNAFLDEHPQVVAPRTAHGTTAFVRLAGGGSAEFVDRLRAEYEVSVVPGRFFDSPEHFRIGMGVNTGMFQEGLRRMGELLARFQPV from the coding sequence ATGATTCAAAAGCATTCTGATTACATGAACTGGGCCAAGACCCGGAGCCATGCAAAGTTCAATCTGGCCACCAGCGGCGTGGGTTCGTTTCCGCTGCGGGCGTTGCCGATTGGGATGGACGACCTGGAGATCAACGGCGATACCAAGTATGGGTTCCTGCCGCTGCGCGAGGCGCTGGCCGCGAAGTGCGGCGTCAGCGCCGAGTGCGTGGTGACGGCCGATGGCGCATCGCAGGCGAACTACCTGGCGATGGCCACGATCCTTAATCCGGGCGATGAGGTGCTGATCGAGCAGCCCGCCTACGAACTGCTGGTCTCGGCGGCGCAGTTCACCGGAGCCACCGTCAAGCGCTTCCTGCGCCGCGAAGAGGACGGTTACGCACTGGATTTCGAGGAGATCCGGCGCAACCTTACACCGAAGACGCGGCTGATCGTGATCACGAACCTGCACAATCCGACCAGCGTGCAGGCGGCTGCTGGTGTCTTCGAGCAGATTGGCGCGCTGGCGCGCGAGGCCGGGGCCCGGGTGCTGGTCGATGAGATCTACGTGGACGCGATCTACGAGAATACGCCGCCGAGCGTGTTTCACCTGGGGCCGGAGTTCGTCGTCACCAACAGCCTGACCAAGGTCTACGGTGTAAGCGGCCTGCGCTGCGGCTGGATCCTGGCCGAGCCGGAACTGGCTTGGGCAATGTACCGGCTGAACGATCTGTTCGGGTCCATCCCGTCGCACCCGGGCAACCAGATCGCGCTGCGGGTGCTGCAGCATTTGGATATGGTGCGGACGCGGGCCCGCAGGGTGGTGGAAGCGGACCGCGCACTCTTCAACGCGTTCCTCGATGAACACCCTCAAGTGGTGGCGCCCCGGACCGCCCACGGCACGACGGCCTTTGTTCGCCTGGCCGGCGGCGGCTCTGCCGAATTCGTCGACCGGTTACGAGCGGAGTATGAGGTCTCGGTGGTGCCTGGCAGATTCTTCGACAGCCCGGAGCATTTCCGCATCGGCATGGGCGTGAACACCGGGATGTTCCAGGAGGGTTTGCGCCGGATGGGCGAACTCCTGGCGCGGTTCCAGCCTGTCTAA
- a CDS encoding MGMT family protein translates to MQRIPKEKIVRALMKEIQRPNEERDSAIMRVIRSIPKGKVATYSQIAGAAGYPMYHRLVARILRHSGGRLPWQRVVGAGGEIKLHLDAALEQRLRLEMEGVTFRGRRVNMEQHQHVFRMWEEE, encoded by the coding sequence ATGCAACGGATTCCCAAGGAAAAGATCGTCCGGGCCCTGATGAAGGAGATTCAGAGGCCCAATGAAGAGCGGGATTCCGCCATCATGCGCGTGATCCGGTCGATTCCCAAGGGCAAGGTGGCGACGTACTCGCAGATTGCTGGCGCAGCCGGATATCCGATGTACCACCGGCTGGTGGCGCGCATCCTGCGGCACTCCGGCGGGCGCCTGCCCTGGCAACGCGTGGTTGGCGCCGGCGGCGAAATCAAACTCCATCTGGACGCCGCGCTGGAGCAACGCCTGCGGCTCGAGATGGAGGGCGTGACGTTCCGGGGCCGGCGCGTGAACATGGAGCAGCACCAGCACGTGTTCCGGATGTGGGAAGAGGAGTAA
- a CDS encoding APC family permease, translating into MAEVRPKRALGVFDATMIVMGGIVGSGIFINPYVVALHVHTPVLILGAWLMGGGLAMMGAFIWAELATRLPDFGGQYMYLREAYHPLVAFLYGWVLLLVTQTGGMAAVAITFARYFREISGLDFSDGAIAAAALLGLTAINCLGVRAGSNAQTVLMLLRAGAIAVMVLLGLFLGGGELHWSPVLDQPVSFGLIAAIGAAIVPIAFAYGGWQTASFITGEMRNPGRDLSRGLVLGVTGVVVLYLSVNFVCLKMLGAQGLAATKTPATAVMRAILGDRGAWWIAIGIATSTLGFLSQGILTAPRVYYTMARDGLFFESVGRLSPKSGVPVVAIVLQGVMATLIALSGRYEQILNYVVSVDFISFGLTAAALFVVRAKRRGLTGEGVFHTPGHPWTTSVFVLACAGIVASTVSSSPENSLVGLSILAGGIPVYFYWGRWKRRPGGKEA; encoded by the coding sequence TTGGCAGAAGTACGGCCGAAACGAGCGCTGGGCGTGTTCGACGCGACGATGATCGTCATGGGCGGCATCGTCGGGTCGGGCATCTTCATCAACCCTTACGTAGTCGCCCTGCACGTCCATACGCCGGTGCTGATCCTGGGTGCATGGCTGATGGGCGGCGGGCTGGCGATGATGGGCGCGTTCATCTGGGCGGAACTGGCCACGCGCCTGCCAGACTTCGGCGGACAGTACATGTACCTGCGGGAGGCGTACCATCCACTGGTCGCGTTCCTCTACGGCTGGGTGCTGCTGCTGGTGACGCAGACCGGCGGCATGGCTGCCGTGGCGATCACCTTCGCGCGCTACTTCCGGGAGATTTCGGGGCTGGACTTCAGCGACGGCGCGATTGCCGCGGCGGCGCTGCTGGGCCTGACGGCCATCAACTGCCTGGGCGTACGGGCCGGCAGCAATGCCCAGACGGTGCTGATGCTGCTGCGCGCCGGGGCGATTGCCGTGATGGTCCTGCTGGGTCTGTTTCTGGGCGGAGGTGAGCTGCATTGGTCGCCGGTGCTCGACCAACCGGTCTCCTTCGGGCTGATCGCCGCGATTGGCGCCGCGATTGTGCCGATTGCCTTCGCTTACGGTGGTTGGCAGACGGCGAGCTTCATCACAGGCGAGATGCGGAACCCCGGGCGAGATCTATCCCGTGGCCTGGTATTGGGCGTGACCGGCGTCGTGGTGCTCTACCTGTCGGTTAACTTCGTGTGCCTGAAGATGCTGGGCGCGCAGGGCCTGGCCGCGACAAAGACCCCGGCTACGGCGGTGATGCGCGCCATCCTGGGTGACCGCGGAGCGTGGTGGATCGCCATCGGCATTGCCACCTCGACGCTCGGCTTCCTGAGCCAGGGGATCCTGACGGCTCCGCGAGTCTACTACACGATGGCGCGCGACGGCCTGTTCTTCGAGAGCGTCGGCCGGCTCTCCCCCAAGTCAGGCGTCCCCGTGGTAGCCATTGTCCTGCAGGGCGTGATGGCGACGCTGATCGCGCTGTCTGGGCGGTATGAACAGATCCTCAATTACGTCGTTTCGGTCGACTTCATCAGTTTTGGGCTGACGGCGGCGGCTTTGTTCGTGGTGCGAGCCAAGCGGCGCGGCTTGACCGGCGAGGGTGTGTTCCACACGCCGGGCCATCCCTGGACGACCTCCGTGTTCGTACTGGCCTGCGCGGGCATCGTCGCCAGCACGGTTTCGAGTTCGCCGGAGAACAGCCTGGTCGGGCTGTCCATCCTGGCCGGCGGCATTCCGGTGTATTTCTATTGGGGCCGGTGGAAACGCCGGCCCGGCGGGAAGGAAGCATGA